Proteins from a single region of Sediminitomix flava:
- a CDS encoding HdeD family acid-resistance protein: MNNSFVNEINESVKHWYIPLIIGLSFIGLGIWVFMAPASSYKTFSILFSISFLVSGILEILFAVANKRVFGSWGWALIMGILNLVLGILLLKDVEMAMEVLALYIGFLVLFRSLGAISTSLELSHFRMSGWGSLLVIGILGIILSTILIWRPQAAAFSVVIFMGLTLISFGASMAFISLKLKKVHTHVKELKEEQDGGEF; encoded by the coding sequence ATGAACAATTCGTTTGTCAATGAAATAAATGAAAGTGTAAAACATTGGTACATTCCTTTAATCATTGGACTCAGTTTTATTGGTCTTGGAATTTGGGTTTTTATGGCTCCTGCTAGTTCTTATAAGACATTTTCTATTTTATTTAGTATCTCATTTTTGGTAAGTGGTATCTTAGAAATTCTTTTCGCGGTAGCAAATAAAAGGGTTTTTGGAAGTTGGGGATGGGCTTTAATTATGGGGATTTTAAATCTAGTACTCGGAATTCTTTTGCTCAAAGATGTAGAAATGGCGATGGAGGTCTTAGCATTATACATTGGTTTTTTAGTCTTGTTTAGGTCTTTGGGAGCAATTAGTACTTCTTTAGAATTAAGTCATTTCAGAATGTCTGGATGGGGAAGTCTACTAGTAATTGGTATTTTGGGAATCATTTTAAGTACGATTCTGATTTGGAGGCCTCAAGCTGCTGCCTTTTCAGTTGTAATCTTTATGGGCTTGACACTGATCTCTTTTGGTGCTTCAATGGCTTTTATTTCTCTTAAATTAAAGAAAGTTCATACGCATGTAAAAGAGCTAAAGGAAGAGCAAGATGGAGGTGAGTTTTAA